Genomic window (Gymnogyps californianus isolate 813 chromosome 2, ASM1813914v2, whole genome shotgun sequence):
CAAGCGGTAGCCGGCAGAATTTCCACCTTGGCTAATgaacaaaaactgaaacaaggaaaggggaaggcagtagTTTGTGCAGTTTTAGAAGCAGCTCTGGTGGCAGCACAACGGAATAAACACATGGCCCAACACGTAGAAGGGGAGacaataaaatcccttcaagatctggtgggggctctgcaggagcaattaGGAAATGAGACAAGACAACTCTCTGATCAGCTTACCGCCGAGCGGGTGACTAACCAATGGCTACACACCACTTTGACAGAAGCTTTGGAGTGGGAGCGAATATTGCGGGAACAATTAGATGAAATCCGCTCCCCAATTGGTGTAGAAAATTTGGATGCCGATTCTGacgaggggaaaaatccaaaatcgTTATACCCTCTTAAAGACCTAGACCCtataagagaaatattttcccttggggagggagctgtaatGCGACCTTTGATTAAAACTGAGACTGTGGATGGTGGTCAAGGAGGGGCCCAACAAGTTACCACTCATATCATTCTCTATTCTCCCACTGATTTGggtaaaattcaggagaaatattcccGGGGCCCccgagaaactgaaactgagtatgtGTGGAGAGTGTCTCTTACCGGGGGTGACCGTATCTTGCTGAGTGAGGACAAGGCGAGAGGATATTGGGGTCCGGGAGTTTTTCTAACCACAAATGACAACAGAGAAACCTGGTCCCTGACCCAAAGAGTGGCATACTGGGCGGGTGGATTGGATCCCATGGAAAGGGGAGACCCCTTCTCGATTAAAACGCCTACGGCGGGGCACATTTTAGAGAGTGTACAGAAAACTGCGTGTCTCCAGTTGGTGCATGACCAGTTATTGGTTCCGCAGCAGCCCTCTCCCATGCAATATG
Coding sequences:
- the LOC127012698 gene encoding uncharacterized protein LOC127012698, producing MASLGGPIVDCTPLLERLEGYNAQPSLSGMTWAHNNWHNPQAVAGRISTLANEQKLKQGKGKAVVCAVLEAALVAAQRNKHMAQHVEGETIKSLQDLVGALQEQLGNETRQLSDQLTAERVTNQWLHTTLTEALEWERILREQLDEIRSPIGVENLDADSDEGKNPKSLYPLKDLDPIREIFSLGEGAVMRPLIKTETVDGGQGGAQQVTTHIILYSPTDLGKIQEKYSRGPRETETEYVWRVSLTGGDRILLSEDKARGYWGPGVFLTTNDNRETWSLTQRVAYWAGGLDPMERGDPFSIKTPTAGHILESVQKTACLQLVHDQLLVPQQPSPMQYVADPDRLHPLIRGLPDALKLYAVQLQDRLRAPRPRRRGGPPETTWGEVAQELINYGRWMGFTGQGETKSKADLRRVEGNGGIKAAAPRLTRPPIVKDMRYGQKASQRGFPGR